From a single Planococcus shenhongbingii genomic region:
- the ispG gene encoding flavodoxin-dependent (E)-4-hydroxy-3-methylbut-2-enyl-diphosphate synthase: MSESIHRTKTRPVKVGDLTVGGSNELFIQSMATTKTHDVEATVAEILRLEEAGCQIVRVACPDERAAYSIGEIKKRINIPLVVDIHFDYKLALIAIEQGADKIRINPGNIGRREKVEAVVNAAKAKGIPIRIGVNAGSLERKILEKYGYPTADGMVESALHHIKILEDLDFHDIIVSMKASDVSLAIEAYEKASKAFDYPLHLGITESGTLFTGTVKSSAGLGALLAKGLGNTLRISLSADPVEEIKVARELLKVFGLSSNAATLISCPTCGRIEIDLISIANEVEEYISHIKAPIKVAVLGCAVNGPGEAREADIGIAGARGEGLLFMHGKTVRKVPEETMVDELKVEIDKLAQEYFDKQAAEKAEQEALEQQA; encoded by the coding sequence ATGAGTGAAAGTATTCACCGTACGAAAACACGCCCCGTTAAAGTCGGAGACCTGACAGTTGGCGGAAGCAATGAATTATTCATTCAAAGTATGGCGACAACAAAAACCCATGATGTGGAAGCGACAGTGGCGGAAATCCTGCGCCTTGAAGAAGCGGGCTGCCAAATCGTCCGTGTAGCTTGCCCGGATGAGCGCGCTGCTTATTCAATCGGTGAGATCAAAAAACGCATCAATATCCCGCTTGTTGTTGATATCCATTTTGACTATAAATTGGCCTTGATCGCCATCGAGCAAGGAGCGGACAAAATCCGCATCAACCCAGGCAATATCGGACGCCGCGAAAAAGTGGAAGCGGTCGTCAATGCAGCGAAAGCAAAAGGCATTCCGATCCGCATCGGCGTTAACGCCGGTTCTCTTGAACGCAAAATCCTTGAAAAATACGGATACCCAACTGCAGACGGCATGGTTGAAAGTGCCCTTCATCACATCAAAATCCTTGAAGACCTAGACTTCCACGACATCATCGTTTCAATGAAAGCATCGGATGTCAGTCTGGCAATCGAAGCATACGAAAAAGCTTCCAAAGCTTTCGATTACCCTCTGCATTTAGGAATCACTGAATCGGGTACTCTATTTACTGGTACGGTAAAAAGTTCTGCTGGCCTAGGTGCCCTTCTTGCAAAAGGACTTGGCAACACATTACGTATTTCTTTAAGCGCTGACCCTGTTGAAGAAATAAAAGTCGCGCGCGAATTGTTGAAAGTGTTCGGACTGTCTTCTAACGCAGCTACTTTGATTTCTTGCCCGACTTGCGGACGCATCGAAATCGATTTAATCAGTATCGCCAACGAAGTGGAAGAATACATCTCCCATATCAAAGCACCAATCAAAGTGGCAGTACTCGGCTGTGCGGTAAACGGACCTGGTGAAGCACGCGAAGCAGATATCGGCATCGCAGGTGCCCGCGGCGAAGGTTTACTGTTTATGCACGGAAAAACAGTACGTAAAGTGCCTGAAGAAACAATGGTAGATGAACTGAAAGTGGAAATTGATAAACTTGCACAAGAATACTTCGACAAACAAGCTGCTGAAAAAGCAGAACAAGAAGCTCTTGAACAACAAGCATAA
- a CDS encoding DUF1189 family protein: protein MNLFQLFKASLMEPKKQAAVRIMTIGKILRYVFALILLMTLVSFIELATGLGDTAGNMEGLLDFVEEIQFLLYPFAFVFLFVSTTLYHFVKISLFAMIGVAFVRLKKRKGEYRHLWRTAALAVTVPTLLSFAFSFFGVSFWVTMALSLLTVLYLHLATNYYPKQPPVKNTPA from the coding sequence GTGAATTTATTTCAATTATTTAAAGCAAGTTTGATGGAACCTAAAAAACAGGCAGCCGTCCGTATTATGACCATCGGAAAAATTTTACGCTATGTTTTTGCACTGATTTTACTGATGACCCTCGTTTCTTTTATCGAATTGGCAACGGGCCTTGGTGATACAGCTGGCAATATGGAAGGACTTTTGGACTTTGTGGAGGAAATTCAGTTTCTGTTGTACCCTTTTGCTTTTGTTTTCTTGTTCGTCTCAACGACACTTTACCACTTTGTCAAAATCAGCCTTTTCGCAATGATCGGCGTTGCTTTTGTCCGTCTGAAAAAACGCAAAGGCGAGTATCGCCATCTTTGGAGGACAGCAGCATTGGCGGTCACAGTTCCGACACTTCTCTCGTTCGCTTTCAGCTTTTTCGGCGTTTCGTTTTGGGTGACAATGGCACTCAGCCTTCTGACCGTCCTGTATTTGCATTTGGCAACCAATTATTATCCGAAGCAGCCACCTGTCAAAAATACGCCGGCTTGA